A window of Rhododendron vialii isolate Sample 1 chromosome 11a, ASM3025357v1 contains these coding sequences:
- the LOC131307139 gene encoding L-type lectin-domain containing receptor kinase IX.1-like, protein MWHGWGKGLKKEEAATTVFYLKNYIGHDNSDVAVKRVSGESKQGLKEYASEVKIISQLMHRNFVQLMGCYHDKGDLLLVYEFIPNGSLDSHLFKAKSLLAWDIRYTITQGLASALFYLHEEWEQCVVHRDIKSSNVMLDSNFNAKLGDFGLSRLVDHEE, encoded by the exons ATGTGGCATGGGTGGGGGAAGGGATTGAAGAAGGAGGAGGCAGCGACAACAGTG TTTTATCTCAAAAATTATATAGGTCATGATAATTCTGACGTTGCTGTTAAGAGGGTGTCAGGGGAGTCCAAACAAGGCCTAAAAGAGTACGCATCGGAAGTGAAAATCATCAGCCAGTTGATGCACAGGAACTTTGTGCAGCTCATGGGTTGTTACCACGATAAAGGCGACCTCTTGCTAGTTTACGAGTTCATACCTAATGGAAGCCTAGACTCTCATTTATTCAAGGCGAAAAGTTTGTTAGCTTGGGATATAAGGTACACAATCACGCAGGGCCTAGCCTCAGCTTTGTTCTATTTACATGAAGAATGGGAGCAGTGTGTGGTGCATAGGGACATAAAATCGAGCAACGTGATGTTGGATTCAAATTTCAATGCCAAATTGGGAGATTTCGGGCTATCTAGGCTGGTTGACCATGAGGAATAG
- the LOC131307222 gene encoding L-type lectin-domain containing receptor kinase IX.1-like: protein MALFNFQILLYSLSMFFCILFPQTNSLTFNLTNIADQPQKVKVTTYGEAYVSSQGLQVTSNERNTNLQDQVGKATYVESLHLWDNSTGNLTDFSTHFVFVIDSAGSQYFADGLAFFLAPAESNFTAGGAIGLPIDPVTRNNTSPFVAVEFDTFANVFDWDGWDPVNVNTHVGIDVNSLTSNVTAVWNCNITHGVENEAWIRYDSSSHNLSVVFTGSIANTTVKDTIHFIVDLREYLPEWVTFGFSAATGVSFEKNTVKSWEFSSSLEIKDTNKTVTIDTGNKNVTDTLIKNNVTDPVKPKSNKISLGAVVGSVVGSGVFVGGFVLVGFGLWRRSRAKEEDEFEIEMSLENEFEAGAGPKKFSYSQLSRATNNFEEGQKLGEGGFGGVYRGFLRELNFYIAVKRISKGSKQGIKEYAAEVKIISKLRHKNLVQLIGWCHEKKGLLLVYEFMENGSLDFHLFKGKSLLTWGTRYKIAQGLASALLYLHEEWEQCVVHRDVKSSNVMLDSNFNAKLGDFGLARFVDHEKGPQTTALAGTMGYLAPECVVTGKASKESDVYSFGVVALEIACGRKPFDMKVPECQMGLVEWVWDLYGMGRLLEAADPKLGPDFDEREMDRLLIVGLWCAHPDHNFRPKIRQAIHVLNFEAPLPILPQKQPTLSFFPPPLNPNTISSDTSQNQYSSITYNTDSSKFTSSSTASSHSTSLLNKL from the coding sequence ATGGCTCTCTTCAACTTCCAAATCCTGCTATATTCTCTCTCCATGTTCTTCTGCATTCTATTTCCTCAAACAAATTCACTCACCTTCAACCTCACAAACATAGCCGATCAACCTCAAAAGGTCAAGGTAACAACATACGGAGAAGCCTATGTCTCATCCCAAGGCCTCCAAGTCACCTCCAACGAGCGCAACACCAATCTGCAGGACCAAGTCGGTAAAGCAACTTACGTCGAATCCCTTCACCTTTGGGATAATTCCACTGGAAACTTAACTGATTTCAGTACCCATTTCGTTTTCGTGATTGATTCGGCCGGGAGTCAGTATTTCGCCGATGGGCTCGCCTTCTTTCTCGCTCCAGCAGAGTCGAATTTCACAGCCGGTGGTGCGATAGGCCTCCCAATTGACCCGGTTACAAGGAACAATACCAGCCCCTTCGTTGCTGTGGAGTTTGATACGTTCGCGAACGTTTTCGACTGGGACGGTTGGGACCCGGTCAATGTGAATACTCATGTGGGTATCGATGTCAATTCTCTTACATCAAATGTTACTgcggtttggaactgtaacatAACTCATGGGGTAGAGAATGAGGCTTGGATTAGGTATGATTCGAGTTCACACAATTTAAGTGTAGTTTTTACTGGTTCTATTGCTAATACCACAGTTAAAGATACCATTCATTTTATTGTTGATTTGAGGGAATACTTACCTGAATGGGTAACATTTGGGTTCTCAGCTGCAACAGGTgtaagttttgagaaaaatacTGTAAAATCATGGGAATTTAGTTCAAGTTTGGAAATTAAGGATACCAATAAAACTGTTACAATAGATACGGGAAATAAAAATGTTACGGATACACTTATCAAAAACAATGTCACTGATCCGGTGAAACCAAAGTCGAATAAAATCTCCCTTGGAGCTGTGGTGGGATCGGTTGTTGGCTCGGGTGTTTTTGTTGGTGGGTTTGTATTGGTTGGGTTTGGCTTGTGGAGGAGAAGTAGAGCAAAAGAAGAGGATGAGTTTGAAATTGAGATGTCCTTGGAAAATGAATTCGAGGCCGGTGCTGGGCCGAAGAAATTTTCCTACAGTCAATTATCTCGCGCAACAAATAACTTTGAGGAGGGACAAAAGCTTGGAGAGGGAGGATTTGGTGGAGTATATAGAGGTTTTTTGAGGGAGTTGAATTTTTATATTGCTGTCAAGAGGATATCGAAGGGGTCTAAACAAGGGATAAAGGAGTACGCAGCAGAAGTGAAGATCATTAGCAAGTTGAGGCACAAGAATTTGGTGCAACTCATCGGTTGGTGCCACGAAAAGAAAGGGCTACTCCTTGTTTACGAGTTCATGGAAAATGGCAGCTTAGATTTCCATCTCTTCAAAGGGAAAAGCTTGTTGACATGGGGTACAAGGTATAAAATCGCCCAAGGTTTGGCCTCGGCATTGCTCTATCTACACGAAGAATGGGAGCAATGTGTAGTGCATAGGGACGTAAAATCAAGCAATGTGATGTTGGACTCCAATTTCAATGCCAAATTGGGAGATTTCGGGTTAGCTAGATTTGTCGATCACGAGAAAGGGCCACAAACAACTGCTTTGGCGGGGACCATGGGGTACTTGGCACCGGAATGTGTGGTAACGGGTAAAGCTAGCAAGGAATCAGATGTCTATAGCTTTGGGGTCGTGGCGTTGGAAATAGCTTGCGGGAGAAAACCCTTTGATATGAAGGTGCCAGAATGTCAAATGGGATTGGTGGAATGGGTTTGGGACCTCTACGGAATGGGAAGGTTACTTGAAGCAGCAGACCCGAAATTGGGCCCGGATTTCGATGAGCGAGAAATGGATCGATTGTTGATTGTTGGTCTTTGGTGTGCTCACCCGGATCACAATTTCCGGCCTAAAATTAGACAGGCAATTCATGTGCTTAATTTTGAAGCTCCTCTGCCCATTCTGCCACAAAAACAGCCCACACTAtctttttttcctcctccaTTGAACCCAAACACCATCAGTTCTGACACCAGCCAAAACCAATATTCAAGCATTACTTACAACACAGATTCTTCCAAGTTCACCTCATCTTCTACTGCTTCATCTCACTCGACATCACTTTTGAATAAATTGTAA